From the genome of Plectropomus leopardus isolate mb chromosome 9, YSFRI_Pleo_2.0, whole genome shotgun sequence:
TACAgacctttttacttttttgcacaTATCCCAACCTACAACAGACATTATCTGCCCTCACAGAGTAACAGGTGGAAGTTGCACATTTTTCCAGGATTGCAATTTATGGGCAAGGACTCTGTgagtaaattatatataattttagtTACCTATGGTCCTTTGCTGAGATATATAATAAAAGTTATCAGCAACTCTGGATGCCACTCAGTTGCAGGGGCACTTAAGGTAGCATTAAAAACTgatcattaaaaatgcactaTTATACAAAACATGTTACCTTAACATTAGCTGTAACTTTAAGGgtcacagttttaaaatgagttAGGATGTGACTCTAAAGCCACTTTctctatagaaaaaaaaaaacaagaacaaaacaccaacatctggcttttgtcttaAATAAGAACGGTTACAATCAACACCGGACCAATGACTGCATTAGTCACAGCTATTCCCCGTCTCCAGTTCTGATCGACTTTGATTGGCAGTGATAAAAACATTACGcagttattgttgtttttgctccttTTCTGGCCTGATGCAATGACGCACCACCATAACCTCCTTCCATTTCTGTACAAGCAGCGCTTAAAAATTGTTCCAAATTAGTCAGTCAAGTTTGAAAAGCAACTGAATAGTAACAATAACAGATAAAAAGAAGGTAACCGCTGTAACATTTTctctggcctccatgctgcgcTAATCCCATAAAATCATATTGTCTATTACCTACTTTTAGCGTGTTCTCTGGTgtttaaactaaaacaaatacGGCCACAATCCACAATAAATtatcttaaatcaatctttgaAAATTCATAGACATGGAATAAAATTTCCCCTTTACCTTAAGTAATTGATGTtggtacatgttttttttccttcaatattggccactgtaaaaaaatgtcaaatttaaattcaagtggcattaaaagagtcttaaaaagtcttaaatctcaCTGGCTTGAAGTAGTCAGAGCCCTGAATAACTGTCGGTGCAGTGTTGGTGGGTGACTGTTTATGAAGCTGTTTGGGTGTACGTgtgcaaaaaagagaaaatgtaacTTTAATTGAAGTACAGATGTTGCCATTGTGCAGTTTCACTTTTTACTATAAGGACTATGTAATTTGGCTCcatttaaaagttatttaaaagttaTGGAGGATAGATGTGGGATTCTTGCATTCCAGAAATCACTGCAGCATCACAAGGCACCGAGGCTGTAATGGACCTTTGTCTTTTACTGTGTGAActgtaaaactgcatttatgtaaacagatatttggaTGGACCTTCCTTAACATTTGGTGTCATAATCTCCGTTCGGAGCTGAGAGGCTTTGGACATAATGGATGGCATCTGCGATGGTGAAGAATATAAGTTTGTTCTCTCCTTCATCACTTCCTTTTTTGTCGGGGAAGTATCCGCCTCTCTCCAGTGCGTCCAGTACTGAGGTATTACAGTGAGCCAGGACCACTTTGATCCCAACTTCTCCATAATCTTTGCGGACCTCTTTCAGAGCATTCACTCCAGCTGTATCCAGGAACAGGACGGCGCTGCAGTCGATCGCCAAGCTGCGTACGCTACGGGAAGATTTCTTGTCGAGCATCAAGGTTGTGGTCGCACCGGCTTCAGCGTCACCCTCTTTCATTGCACCGTCCGACTTCATATTCTGGACTCCTGCAACCTCTCCTTgctgtcttttcttcttcttgagCTTCATTAGCCGAGTTTTCTCCTTCAAAGGATCGAGTCCTACGCACCTGTAGAGAGATTTTTTGAACAAGCTCTGGTTGGCGTAATAGATTGGAGCTTCGTACCTAAAAACAGCCACTCCAGGGTGTGTCTGAAGGCCGCGGTAAGACGACAGGTCCTCGTAGTGCTCCCTGGTCGGAGCCCGACCAAGCTCCAGGACCTGGGCTTTCTGCGTTCGGCCCAGGACGCAGAGCGCTGACACCAAAACCCCCACAAGCAGACCGAGCTCTGTGTTGACCAGCGCAGAGGTTGCCATGGTGATCAGCCAGATGCACGCATCGACGCGGTTGACGCGCCACATGGCGGGAATGTCTCTGAACTTCCTTAAAGCTCCGCGAAGGTTAACCAGGATGATGACGGCTAATACACATCTGGGcaagagagggaagaaaaaaaacaagcaggaaaCGCCAAAGTTTAAGAGCGTCAATAAAGGTATTCATGGAAGAAAGCACTTATGCCACATTACCTCTACACGGTACTCAACTCACTCTTTTTGGTGTTCTTTTACCAAAGGTTGCGGTTAGTATCAGGTACTCTTTTTTTGGTACTGCCTCGGTCGAAGTCGTGGAGACAGTGgagttaaaacactgcagatcACTGATTAGTACGAGAGAATCATCACTAAAATTGTTACTTTTCTCAGGACACCCTGCAGAACCCCGCCACTGCTGAATAGCTAAGTTACCGTCTAATTCACTtgactcagattttttttaaaatggcagcCCTAACTGTAAACTACAAAGGTACAATTAATGTGGTACGGACGTTCTTCTGTTTGGATGCTGATAAAAGAATTCACACAGTGGGCTCGTTCAAGATAAACTGCGCCTCGCCCGGAGAGTAGATGAGatcaggcagcagcagcagcaagggGCGGTAACAAAAAGCTGCAGTCAAGTCTGACAGATTCAAAGATCCTGTATTTTCAGCAACCTTCAAAGAATATATAGTACTATATATACTACTATAAACgttaaatattacagttaaaagGTTCTACAAAATGTGATGTCTCTGGTTTAAACACAGAGCCAGTCCGCTCTTTGATCAGGCTGCAGCCACAATGCCCTCGGTCATGCAGGCAGTCAAGCAGTCGGTggagagcagctgcagctccaaAAAACCTCTAAAAGCTGCATCGGCCTCGATAACGGAGAATATCGCTGCCCACGTGTGCATGATGTCAAAGCAAGTTGGTCACAAACCTAACCGGCGTGCACTGTGAAAACTCGGCGGCCGTCGAGTCTGTGCTGGCCTGACTCATCTCAAACAAGCCTAGTGTCCCGTTGCAGAtgattaaaatagaaataaaatgaaaaataaaaatgaaatagaatacaggaaaaaaaactggtaCTAAATATGATTTGAGTTGACCTACCGTGCAGTAGAATTTAGTCACTGCTCTGACGAGTGAAAGCtaaaaggtgtttaaaaaaacccagtttGAGTCCTCACttcacatttacaaaaagaaagCTTAAAATTGGAAACAGCATTTGACTTCAGTTAgcctaaatgtttttaaactgcCAGTGTAAGTTTTGCCAATTGTTTTtcatcttacattttttaaaagcaaaaccaCTGAGGGGAGATGGTGACGCTACTGGGAGCACCAGACAGAATCAGCTcgagagattaaaaaaaaaccaaaaactacatcaataaagagagaagaggataataaaagaaaaagggaacAAAGATATAACAAGATGTGGCCTCATTGATGAAGCTACTGTATAAGATCACAGTGTGTTTCTgctacacagtgtgtgtgtgtgtgtgtgtgtgtgtgtgtgtgtgtgtgtgtgtgtatgtgcgtgcacGTAGATAACACACCAGAGGAAGATCGATACCACTCATCAGCTGCACTCACACTGTTTACTCTCTAGTTGGTAATGAACTCATTCTTTTGAGTCATATTTCTGCTCCTTGTTCTtctttattccatgttttttttgttttagtgttaaatgaaagcattttaaaaactatttctcTGCACTACAAGGCCGTTACCTGAAGATATTTGAACTAGTGCCGCTTCTGCAGAGCGAGCAAAGTCAGCATTAACAGTGAACTGTGTATTTGTCGACCCTTGAAGTCTCTTTTCATGGCAAACAAGATAAGAACCACCAGCAAATGTTTAAGTAAACCCGAAAGAAAACCCTTCAGTCCTGCAACAACTGAAACATTtgaagttttttctttaaaaaaaactgtatcgACCAGGgcacaaaaatcaaacatcatgTGGCTGCTCAGCACCAAAATGTGCATGGCTCTCAGCTGCACGTGGCTGATGCTCCATAATGATTAGTCTGCTGAACGTGCAGTTTTCAGATTAGAGATAAATGCCGTCTCAGGTTTGGAATCTGACTTTGGCCTCTGAGAGCAGAATAGCTGCTTACAGGTGAAAATCATGGAATGAGTCAAACAGGCACAACTGCCCTGGCCAGCTTTTTGCAGAAGTAGAAACTATTTTTAGGAAAAAGTTACAGCTTGGAGTCACTGAGGATTTTCTCAGTTACTTTCGACTTGACATCTGTACTTTTTAAAGccagattatttttcttattttatcacCCCCATCCATATGGTTTGGACCCGGGCTTCTTAAACTTAATATTTAGAGCTCCGAATCTGATTTCTGTTCAAGGTCAAACGTCTGGAACGATTGGTGCTAAgcaaatgacttttattaaactTGCTTATAACTGAATTCTCTCGAACAGCCTCAACTATCTATCTGTCGTCAGCGCTGTATTCTGAGGACATTGCTGTGTGAATGTCTGTGCTTTGTGTCGTAGCGGCGTTTAACATTTCCACTCTTCACAGCTCCAGCTGTCTCTGTGTAAATTAAACACATGGGCTTCGTGCTGGATTGGGGCAAAATGAAAGCGTATTTCTCTGTCCACTTTTCGTTTCATTTGGACGCTGAAGTTTCACTTTCTCGTGCTCAGCAGGACAGAATGTGAAAGCCCATTGCCGTTAGCTAACTTGCTAATTTTGAACAGGCGCCTGTTAGCCGATTCCTAAACTCTGACACGTGATGACTTAAAGTCAACATCACCATGACAACGatgtaaaacataataataatgataaagtaAAGAGAAAGGACTCCATTTGGGCCCTAAATAAGTAAAAGGGTCTCTTAAGTGTGCAATGTAAAACTAAAAGCTTCTAGAGTTAATTAGGATGTTCAATCTTAGACCACAGTTGGGACACACCCTGGGACATGATCAGCCCCGGCGGGCCCGAAACACTCAGTGATCTCAAGGTCCACTACTGATGATGTGTCCAACATTTAATCATAGAGTGAGATTAAATCATAGAACAAGTagcaaatacatttatttctgctgtatatTTCTCTCCTCTGAGAGAGATGGGGATGTgatgggaggaggaggcagagcgACAGCCTGATCCGGCGCGGAGGATATAGTCTGATCCGACCTCCCTGgttctgcttcctctctctgtctctctctccttcctctaaCTTATGTTGACCTTCCCACAGAGTCTTCATAGCGTGTTTCAGGTGTGCAATTAGAGGATAATAACAGCTAGTCCTTATTATTATCCTCTCTCGCCTGCTctgaagtggtgaatttacagcttacAGCACCTTAATACCACTCAGTCTCTGGCTTTAGTCTGGTAACGTCGCTGAAGAAACACATCGCTGATCTGTCGTTAGCACCGTTATGCTGCTGTCTCAATGAACGTCCCGCTGAGCCCATTCgaactttaaaaactttatgtggaagacaaaaaaatcagcatcatAATATTCAGAATTGTCaaatctcagttgactgatATATTTTTGAGTCTGGTAACAACATATTTGTGTAGCAGAGGTCAGAGCTAATGCCAGGATTGGCTGAAGGAGTTTGTTGGTCAAGGCGAGTACCTCAGttcagactgatacagagaacGAAGCAGGGTTGAGCTCACGTCATCAGGATCTTGGTCTTACTGGGCTTACTGATAAGATTATGCAGGTTGTCATTTAATGACAATTAACTAATGATATGTTGTACTTACTTTTGAAGGGAATAGAAAAGTGGCGCGATaaccagcagcaccagcagcaggaCCAGAGCGCTGACCAGCCCTGATACCTGAGTCTGGCACCCTGTTGACTCCTTGACGAGGGTCTTGGTCAGCGCAGCGCTGGTGGTGAAGCAGCGGAAGAACGACGGCAGGATGTTGCAGAAGCCGATGGCGTACATCTCCTGGTTGGCGTCCACCGTGTAGCCGTGCTTCTTGGCAAACATCTCTGACAGTGAGACGGTGATGGCGAATCCCACGATGGCGATGGAGAAGGCGTCCACAGCTACGTTGGGGATCAGACTCCACATCGGCAGCTGGGGAGGGAGGAAGCCTGTGGGGATGTCACCAGCCACGCCCGACCCGTAGTCTTCGTTGAAGCGGCCAAAGTGAGAAGCCAGCGTCGCGATTACCACCACGAAGAGCTCAAAGGGGATTGGAGCctgggtaagaaaaaaaaaacacgacaCATAACTCTAGGATGGATTCAAAATTAAGACCACTGGTGGGTGACGAAAATGTAAAGTTTAGTCTGAGGGTGGCGAGGAGAGACCAACATACTAGATATGTTCAAGAGTTTAATGGGCTTTTTAGGAGATTTTAGGCTCAGATTTCGCTTAACTTTCGAAACTTCTGTTTTATCTGCAGTTTCTATTCGTCAACTGTCATTTGTCAGCCATCTTTTCAACACTCTGCTCTGCTTAAGCTCAGCTGTGCCTTAACTACTATACCAACgcagttataataataacaataataataacctttATTTCTGTAGCGCTTCTCTAAACCAGTTACAAAGTGTTTCATAATACAATACCATACAAGAAATATCATTCTTCATCATTCacagaaaatgcaattaaattcaaatatataCACATCCATATATGTAGACTATAtccacacatacaaatacacacacaaatatacatacttccatatatacacacactacataccaatatatacacacacacacatacaaagtaATACAAATGGCAGTGTGtacaagtgtgtttttaaactgaGGAACTGACTCGGCTGATTTGATGTTGATGGAAAGTTTGTTCCACAGATTTGGGGCTAATTTTAAGCTCATATCAGCATTAACAATGTATAGCTGAGGCTAATGTGTTTAAATGGATCCCATCACAGTCTTACATTTCATTCCCACATCAAATATTTATCTAAAGCCAGGCTTCGCTAaagctcagctcagctcagatTACAGGACGGGCTGATTTATCCGTGATTCACCTCACAACAATCAAAGTAAAAATCTGGTTATTTTAGAGGTTGACAGGTCAAGTCTTAACCTCCTCAACTGCTTGCAGGCTCCTCAGGGCTGCCCTGGTAATTTTAAACGTTTgatatttagtgttttaaatttgGATAATTATGGTTATGTCACTAATAAGCAGCTGATGATGTTGGCAAGCAGCAGTAAACATTCCAGCCCTTAAGGCTAACGTTACCTCGCCTACTTCTGTTGACAGATATCAACACTGACAGTTAAAGGCTCACGTCTAGTTCTCATTCAAGAATAGACGACACATTTTCTCATCCAGACTTGTTCAGCcttctgcttttgtttctctCGTTGTCACAACTCAACACGTATTAAAGCTATTAAACAAATGTgtggaaataacctgaaaaatgatattttaacaaGTAATTTCATTATACACacaaaattctatgactttttaaaaactttttacaaattcaacaacttttccatgcctggaaaatgtcactgtaacattccatgacttttgccagttttccatgaccgtgggaaccgtGGAGGACTAACGTCTGGAATGAACTCAGCAGTACTTTCTGTGTTTACCTTGAGTTTGGCTTTGAAGCGATCGTTGAGCTCTTTGGTGGGTATCAGTACCAGCAAACACACCAAACTGGTCACCAGGTCACAGATGTTGGTGTTTCCCACGTTGGTGAGCACACTGTACCAGGTCTTAAACAGAGTGAACCAGCCCTGAGGTCTGGGGATCTTCAGGCCCAGAAGGTACTTGAACTGGGACGTGAGGATGGTGAGGGAGGCTCCTGTAGCGAAGCCGCTGAGAAGGGAGTCTGAGAGGTAGACTGAGACGAAACCAACCTGGAAGATGCCCATCAgcacctgagagacagagagaataaGAAGAAGTGAGGGGGACATCCAAGGACATATTTGGAAAAAGACACTTGCGATATTCTTGTCTTCATTGCTGCCAGCCAAAGAGAAGAATAGATGCTTTTGTTTACACAGCAtgtagggatgtcctgatccgATCTGAGTCATTTGATACTATCTGCCGATACCGAGTCCCAACCCAATACTTGAAATGATCGCCCCAGCTCACTCACCTGGTAAACTCCGGCGGTAAACGTTACGGTAGCTCCCACTGTGATTGCATAGCAGCTTCGGTCACATTCCACGCTGCCGTTCCCCTGGCCGGCCAGCAGGACGGCGCTGCTGTTTCCGCTGCTGCCGCTTTCTGTGAGGTATCCTGCCAAAGCTAACTCCCTGTCCACAACCTGACCCACCAGCAGGCAGAGCACCCCAAAGATCCCCACTGAGATGTGCTTAGAGGAGCCTAAGAGGGCGTAGATGATGGACGAGAAGAAAGAAGTATAGAGACCGTAGATGGGGTCCTGACTGGCTAACAAGGAGTACGCAATGGACTGAGGGACCAGCAGGATTCCCACAATCAGTCCCGACATGACATCGCCCAGGATCCACTCCCTGAGCTGGTAGCGCGGCAGCCACGTCAGAATCGGGACGAAACCCAGTACTTTGGATTTAGCTTTCTTTGGGGTGCACGAGCAGTGTTTCTTTAGACGATGTGACACAACGGATTTCCAGCTTTTGGACTTTTCCTTCTCGATTCTTTCCAGGATGAGAGGCTGCAGCTGGTCGCTCTCCGCTCCGTCTTCTGCCGATGTGCAGCAGTCATCGCCATGAGTCATGATCGAGCCCTGATCTGTggagatttaaagaaaaaaaattcagtttcacGCAGACACACGCCAAACTGAATTTAGACAACTAGTGGTGGCGAAAGCCCCCAGCTGCTTCATCGTGTCTCAGCCAAAACGTTGGAGATGAAAACACCAAACCAACCGCCGAGCAGCACGTGCGATCGGTGTCTGCTTGAGTGGAAATATCCCTTTAGCAGAAAGCATAGTCTGTAATCGTAATTCATAACGGGAAACCGGAAGACCGTCTTGTCGCAAGTCAGGCGGTTAGCTCATTAACAACATAACCCAGTGCTGAAGAAACAAAGCGTATTTACCGTGTGCACGAACAACAACGCAAACAATCAGGCAACAACTTTACCATATATAATAAATTTCAAGTTTCAATCTTGattcagtgatactcaacttaggGCCTGCGGGTAAAATTTACCCGGTCTGGGGGtaaaatctggcccccaataagTTCCCAGTTGGCCCCCCACcataatcatcataataaaaaaaataaagacatcgACACTGGgaatattttttgtactttagtatacataaggtgtcagagaacataaaacagcatcaaaacagagcttgtttatttaaaaaaagtgcctgtggaggatcccccacaccccctaaaatcctaaaaacattctaaaattctagaaatgccttaaaattttggaaatgtcacatttattgGCCTGCTGCAAATGGCCCcgggcctcttgtcattttgcaaaagtggccctcaaagcaaagcaagttgagcatcactgctttaaccctttgtttaAATTCCTCACTTCCATACCTCTACTCATGCACTGCGGTGGAGGGAGAGAAGATTAAATGTCAGGTTAGTGGGTGTGGACCTGACTGTATGTGTATGACATTTTACCAAACAGGAGATACATTTCCTCCTCTGATGTAGCATCAAGATAAGAGAAATGCCACTTCCCCTTACTCTTAGAAAAACAGCGTATTCTTTGAAAGTGACTAATGAAAAATAACTCTGACTGGTCATACTGATATCTATCAAATTAAGGAAACAGTAAGCAGAAGAAGCTAAGAAGAATCACAAAAACCTgcagtaataaaacatttactttattaCTGCAACTGAAACTTCTGATTCAGTGAGTCAGGGAGTCAGTTTGTACGACAGACCTCTTTTACtgtttaagcctttaaaacttatatattaaactatatttatatatatatatatatatatatatatatatatatatatatatatattttattgttatttttatatttatttatttattatgtttttattaaattttttaaaattattattgggGTTCTTTTGGTGATGATTTTGTCCAAATCCACCCACtcacaaacatttcaaagctaattttcaggtcattttcatgtcaacTTTGGCGAGTTTCTTGTAATCTGCAGGACATGCactgccaagttgctctttgtctattttctcatgttttgtgaAGAAATCGAACCACTTTGTTTAGGTTTCGgagctttaaatacttgtaaaaggtgacagaaCTAAACacaactgatgttgatccaggttttaaagggttaaaccacaGAAACTCAACTGAAAGCTGAAAGTAATTGAAATATTGGTCAcacctttaacacctggatagAGGTCAGTTTTGtagtgctgcattcaaatgcattttattaacagaaaaacctttgaaacctgtgaaaactggtttgatatctttcaaaaatacatgaaaaaatataatgagcaacttggcgaTAAATATCCCACAAACTGCCGCAAATTAAATAAAGGCGattattactgtattattgataacaaaaaatgagggaaaaaaatgagataaagcttaaaattctcttaattatattttttaaatgaagtttcatggggagggaaaaagaaaaaaatgtgtgtgtgtttttttttttttttttttttttttttttaaaaaaatgtatttattttgtacttttttcttattactaatttcttgtatatttttggTCTATTTCATGATAAGTTGaggtttaaaagttttaaataacaCCCAATCACGTTTTTTTTACCTGGCTAATGTCCAAACCGTGTTTACTGTAATCCCTGCTGCTCATCCATGCCACTTACTGAGTCCACATGTAGTTTCGTTTCAAAGCCATCGCAGTGGTTTCACTACATTAAAGCActctaaaaactgtaaaaataataggattgctgtgttttatttgctAAAAGAAGCTGTGTGTAGTGGTGTTAATGAGATTAGAGGTCTTGAATAGAGGCTCTTTAAAAGCTGGCGGTTAGTATCTTTAGCGATAACGCTCTAACGGTCCGTTTGAGTAACAGCGAAACTATATCAAAACGTTACTAAAAGCTAACGTATACCACAGCGAgctttatatattatttacGATGTAAAAGTATCGCTACATTAACACTTGAGCTTGTTGTGAAGATGCCTGTCCAGCGCTGTGAGGGCAGCTAACAGTCCCGGACCCGCAGCGATGAATGAGCGTCTTTGTAAACAAGTTGTCAACGTGGACACGAAGTCGAAACTTTGTCCAACTGAAGTAAATAAGTGTCAAACTTTATTCCACCGCAGGATATATGAAAACACGGCGCTGTTATCGTGTAAAGTTACTGACCTGAGCTCGAGTCGGTCGCGGTTTACCGAGTTAATCTCAGGTTGTGTCCAGAGAGCGGAGTGTGTGATTCCGCCTCAAATTCATTTTACACTGTAGCTCCCTGCGTGATGACGTCACGCGGAGTGCGTGGCCCCACAGCACGTGATGCGCTGAGCCCAAGATAGTGTATGCGGTAAGATGCATCACTTTGTAGtttcaaaaaaaagataaatgtaggAAAATAGGAATAAATAGTTGAAAGCAGGCCCGGTTCTAGACTGCTTTTTATGTGGGGCAGTAAGAGATGTATGTTGATATTAGTGATTCTTTAAGTGTGTCTGCTGAACATTTTTATCCAaagctttttgataaacaagctcaattttATGCCTTTTGGCATAAATGGCCCCCTCTAGGGTGTGGGATGCTTTCCcaacaattttctaatttacaatgaaaataaagtgattcactgtggaaattttgtttttgtgctgttggTATACATAAGGtctcagagtgcataaaacagcatcaaaaaagtgccagagcATCCCCtgcacccctgacagaggtcctagctaaaacctaatgtcctcaaatcctagaaacatcctgaaatcctagaaacgtcctaatatcctagaaatgtcctaatatcctagaaatgttctgaaatcctagaaatgttctgaaatcctagaaatgtcccaaaatcattgaaatcaccgtaaatgctagaaatgtccttatatctaagaaatgtcctgaaatcctagaaatgtagtaaaatcctgaaaatgtcttaaaatctcagaaatgtcctaaaattctgaaaatttgctaaaatctgagaaatatcctaaaatcggAGATTGTCCCAAAATcgtagaaacatgtatgggcaAGTTGAGTATGACAATAACTGCtcaaagtgtgatttttttttttttttggacgcCTATGTTTGGAGTTAGTTGGGCAGATGGAGCATTTTGGGGGCATTGCCTCATGCCCATGAACCTGCCTCGGCTTATAGCAAAGGAAGCTACTTTGTGTggttattgtaattataatcattaaaatcaGGAACAACAGGGTTTTCTTACCcatcagaaaaagaaatactgttTTATAGTTGCTCTAAAGTAAAGCatatagaattataataaaGCAGAAATTAGGGTAAAACAAGATGTCTGTAAATctaaagataaaatattaaatatgtacaTTATGCTACTGCGTTTACAacttgtatttaaaataataatggtaGAGTGGTCGCCCCATGTccaaaacattgatttttaaatgttattgttttcattgtgcagTGTaggatacacacactcacactgtttTGCACACAAAATTTGTCATTATACCACTATGCTcttagatgaaaaataaaacaaaaacaaaaaactttgttttatttcagtatactacatgctaagtatattataattattatttttgattatcacagtctgggatatgttagtgattagcagcaacattgattgtgacagcacagccagtggaaatagcatgtatttacTCCATGTGCCAAATGAGGTAAATAATttcatcatcaggtggaaaatagtaaaaatgacaaattccaaggaaaaagcccaaaatgaaacgtagaaataatacaaagcgtgttttttatgctttgatgtgtgtgggatcaaaaatgtcagtgttgatGGGTCTCAATGGCGtatatttttgcacttaacagtctgaatgtaacagttttgtttatgcAGCgtgttttagacttattgtaggagctgagctgtaaattcaaagattaaacaaaaatacactgtCTTGCTGAAATGTATGCTAGTTGCATGAAACCAGccacaattatcaaaatatgaagaatgaaaattgtttaaaatgcaccaaacagaccctaagggttaaaatgatctttaaaacattaaatgttaaGTGTCAGATACCTGTAGATACACTGGACACTGAAAAACCCGACAATGGTAAATCTGAATGTGTCAGCTGGAGCTGTCCCGCCACCCCTCTCTTCTCAGGTCTAATAAGCCAGTTACTCACGTAACTGCTGTTACAGTTTGATTATGGAGTATCCAGGATTAGTGAGCGCTCTTTATG
Proteins encoded in this window:
- the slc26a2 gene encoding sulfate transporter, coding for MTHGDDCCTSAEDGAESDQLQPLILERIEKEKSKSWKSVVSHRLKKHCSCTPKKAKSKVLGFVPILTWLPRYQLREWILGDVMSGLIVGILLVPQSIAYSLLASQDPIYGLYTSFFSSIIYALLGSSKHISVGIFGVLCLLVGQVVDRELALAGYLTESGSSGNSSAVLLAGQGNGSVECDRSCYAITVGATVTFTAGVYQVLMGIFQVGFVSVYLSDSLLSGFATGASLTILTSQFKYLLGLKIPRPQGWFTLFKTWYSVLTNVGNTNICDLVTSLVCLLVLIPTKELNDRFKAKLKAPIPFELFVVVIATLASHFGRFNEDYGSGVAGDIPTGFLPPQLPMWSLIPNVAVDAFSIAIVGFAITVSLSEMFAKKHGYTVDANQEMYAIGFCNILPSFFRCFTTSAALTKTLVKESTGCQTQVSGLVSALVLLLVLLVIAPLFYSLQKCVLAVIILVNLRGALRKFRDIPAMWRVNRVDACIWLITMATSALVNTELGLLVGVLVSALCVLGRTQKAQVLELGRAPTREHYEDLSSYRGLQTHPGVAVFRYEAPIYYANQSLFKKSLYRCVGLDPLKEKTRLMKLKKKKRQQGEVAGVQNMKSDGAMKEGDAEAGATTTLMLDKKSSRSVRSLAIDCSAVLFLDTAGVNALKEVRKDYGEVGIKVVLAHCNTSVLDALERGGYFPDKKGSDEGENKLIFFTIADAIHYVQSLSAPNGDYDTKC